One genomic region from Rothia dentocariosa ATCC 17931 encodes:
- a CDS encoding DEAD/DEAH box helicase has translation MSSPSAASAPGDLPRVAVAELLRVHRCETALYADFSRHTAGTREDEYDTTANELSHVVHSDSGAPQLIPEVVALLEAAQASCGTGNSAAAEVEVRTAQGMERYPLARLIPVLETLTERYEFLRASWREGVALADIPGLLSCGDCPACAARAEAEVGASETLDEPELVPHSSDDSDEESWEDSSDSPAESTFEGIPAKAQHPYRVRPAAPADDDEEYAQLERLRERLAELEKQNQKNRGLSSENTRLAMLLSGVDFYRREKAPFWRDHLRRLHEPYENWANTRNCVIFESVETATDWERVRGAKMRTLRAVATLADSHTLKADDTGHYLLYSADDAPAKAYESIDSQVEAFRATNPQARVPDTLHRLGFFGAKIMSLEPYEEPGEPAEDATLATGGGQRVVMVVAERIRVNDEEHAAFPLGLTPGAPVTTKQLEASLVRVAVEAEDSIPNVAATGTLDLIERRPPRLKTRESLPQETEFSHAELPTVEAVLAAVRDLDRSYVAVQGPPGSGKTFLGSQVIARLVAAGAKVGVVAQSHAVVENMLTACLERNLFPADRVMRAKGKSQLPDYPWVEVSDKDLTALLDKSSGLSSEKSGTGTSPGVLFGGTAWDFANPNRIPEGSLDLLVIDEAGQFSLANTLAVGRAARNLLLLGDPQQLPQVAVGEHPYPLDTSALGWLSGGQSVLPAAFGYFLQVTWRMHPQLCAPVSTLSYGGKLHSAAAASERILKVPEREESVLPADPGLYMYGVHHEHCTVRSEVEAAAVARLACEFVGASWTPGANQPARELTGEDIVVVAAYNAQVDTIAEHLRRAGLLDADGHGVRVGTVDKFQGQQAPVTIVSMASSNAGVSGRGAEFLLSPNRLNVALSRGQWCSVLVASDSLHRFVPQSIPELLALGGYLGLVRSAAP, from the coding sequence GTGTCTTCACCCTCTGCCGCATCCGCACCCGGCGATCTGCCGAGAGTCGCCGTCGCGGAGCTTTTGCGTGTTCACCGCTGCGAGACGGCGCTCTACGCCGATTTTTCGCGGCATACGGCAGGCACCCGGGAGGACGAATACGACACCACCGCGAACGAGCTCTCTCATGTTGTGCATAGTGATAGCGGCGCACCCCAGCTAATCCCAGAAGTCGTGGCGCTGCTGGAGGCGGCACAGGCTTCATGTGGTACGGGGAATTCGGCGGCTGCCGAGGTGGAAGTACGCACCGCGCAGGGTATGGAACGCTACCCGCTCGCGCGGCTGATCCCGGTGTTGGAAACCCTCACGGAACGCTACGAATTTTTGCGCGCATCGTGGCGGGAGGGTGTGGCACTCGCCGATATTCCCGGCCTGCTGAGCTGCGGTGACTGCCCGGCGTGCGCGGCACGCGCGGAGGCCGAAGTCGGCGCATCCGAAACGCTTGACGAACCCGAGCTCGTCCCTCATAGCAGCGATGATTCAGACGAAGAATCCTGGGAGGATTCCAGCGATTCCCCGGCGGAATCGACGTTTGAGGGCATTCCCGCGAAGGCACAGCATCCGTACCGGGTGCGTCCTGCCGCCCCTGCCGACGATGATGAAGAATACGCTCAGCTTGAGCGCCTGCGGGAACGCCTTGCCGAGCTTGAAAAGCAAAACCAGAAAAATCGGGGTCTATCTTCCGAAAATACCCGGTTGGCAATGCTCCTCTCCGGAGTCGATTTCTACCGCCGTGAAAAGGCGCCGTTCTGGCGGGATCATCTGCGCCGCCTGCACGAACCCTACGAGAATTGGGCTAATACGCGCAATTGTGTGATTTTCGAAAGTGTTGAGACCGCAACCGATTGGGAGCGCGTGCGCGGGGCGAAAATGCGTACTCTGCGTGCGGTCGCCACCTTGGCGGATTCGCACACTCTCAAGGCCGACGATACCGGGCATTATCTGCTTTATAGTGCCGACGATGCGCCCGCGAAGGCATACGAAAGCATCGATTCCCAGGTGGAGGCGTTTCGCGCGACCAACCCGCAGGCTCGCGTACCAGATACACTGCATAGACTCGGTTTTTTCGGGGCGAAAATTATGTCTCTCGAACCGTATGAGGAACCGGGCGAACCCGCAGAGGACGCTACTTTGGCGACAGGCGGCGGGCAGCGTGTTGTGATGGTAGTTGCCGAGCGCATCCGCGTGAACGATGAAGAACATGCGGCTTTCCCGCTGGGGCTCACCCCGGGCGCACCCGTGACAACGAAGCAGCTAGAGGCGTCGCTTGTGCGCGTAGCGGTCGAGGCTGAAGACTCGATCCCCAACGTTGCCGCGACCGGGACGCTTGACCTTATCGAACGCCGCCCGCCGCGGCTCAAAACCCGCGAGAGCCTGCCCCAAGAGACGGAGTTTTCTCACGCCGAGCTGCCCACTGTTGAGGCGGTACTCGCGGCGGTTCGTGACCTTGACCGTTCCTATGTGGCGGTTCAAGGTCCGCCCGGGTCAGGTAAGACCTTCTTGGGGTCGCAGGTGATCGCCAGGTTGGTTGCGGCGGGCGCAAAAGTGGGCGTGGTGGCGCAGTCTCACGCCGTCGTAGAGAATATGCTGACCGCGTGCCTGGAACGTAACCTGTTTCCCGCAGACCGGGTGATGCGCGCCAAGGGCAAATCTCAGCTCCCCGATTACCCCTGGGTTGAGGTCAGTGATAAAGATCTGACCGCTTTATTAGACAAATCCAGTGGTCTTAGTAGCGAAAAATCCGGCACCGGAACTTCGCCCGGCGTTCTTTTTGGCGGGACCGCCTGGGATTTTGCGAACCCGAACCGGATTCCTGAGGGCTCGCTCGACCTACTCGTTATTGACGAAGCCGGGCAGTTCTCGCTCGCCAACACCCTGGCGGTTGGAAGGGCCGCACGGAACCTACTTCTGCTGGGTGATCCCCAGCAGCTGCCGCAGGTGGCGGTGGGTGAGCATCCGTACCCGCTGGATACCTCGGCGCTGGGTTGGCTGTCCGGCGGGCAATCGGTACTGCCCGCTGCATTCGGTTATTTTCTGCAAGTCACCTGGCGTATGCATCCGCAGCTGTGCGCGCCGGTTTCCACACTATCCTACGGCGGGAAGCTGCACTCGGCAGCGGCGGCGAGCGAGCGCATCCTCAAAGTTCCTGAGCGTGAAGAATCCGTTCTGCCCGCCGATCCCGGGCTGTATATGTACGGCGTTCACCACGAGCACTGCACCGTACGTTCCGAAGTAGAAGCGGCAGCCGTCGCGCGCCTAGCGTGCGAGTTCGTGGGTGCTTCCTGGACTCCCGGGGCGAATCAGCCCGCACGCGAGCTCACCGGCGAGGATATTGTGGTGGTCGCCGCCTATAACGCGCAGGTCGATACCATTGCGGAGCATCTGCGCCGCGCCGGGCTTCTGGATGCGGACGGTCACGGCGTGCGCGTGGGAACCGTTGATAAGTTTCAGGGTCAGCAGGCACCGGTGACGATCGTGTCAATGGCGTCCTCAAATGCCGGAGTGTCGGGGCGAGGCGCAGAATTTCTGCTCTCCCCTAACCGCCTGAACGTGGCGCTCTCACGCGGGCAGTGGTGTTCCGTACTGGTCGCATCCGACAGCCTGCACCGGTTCGTGCCGCAGAGCATCCCCGAACTCTTGGCGTTGGGCGGATACCTGGGTTTGGTACGCTCCGCCGCCCCCTGA
- a CDS encoding thiol-disulfide oxidoreductase DCC family protein encodes MSVLLYDPDCGFCTASANLLRRLGPGARILPGTPENLVQYRVDARRFAHALPFINDSGQIIYGSDAIALTLRTFSDATLRGKFLRAAGVLLLNPPMRPVAHRAYRLVAGHRAEISRLTSRLGCTSSCAVKPT; translated from the coding sequence ATGAGCGTTCTTCTGTACGACCCCGACTGCGGTTTCTGCACCGCGAGCGCGAATCTGCTGCGTCGCCTCGGGCCGGGTGCGCGTATCTTGCCTGGAACGCCCGAAAATCTTGTGCAGTACCGCGTGGATGCGCGCCGTTTCGCCCACGCCTTGCCGTTCATTAACGATTCTGGGCAGATCATCTACGGTTCGGATGCGATCGCCCTGACCCTGCGCACGTTCTCGGATGCGACGCTGCGCGGCAAGTTCCTGCGTGCCGCTGGGGTTCTCTTGTTGAACCCGCCGATGCGCCCCGTCGCGCACCGAGCGTACCGGTTGGTGGCGGGGCATCGGGCGGAGATTTCTCGCCTTACCTCTCGCTTGGGGTGCACCTCTTCGTGCGCGGTAAAACCGACCTGA
- a CDS encoding metal-dependent transcriptional regulator, giving the protein MPLSELSVSTQNYLKAIWSLEEWTEAPATASALAERMGLRVSSVSDGLKRLAAADLIDHQRYGAIELTPLGRTYAVAMIRRHRLIETFLVETLGYTWDRVHDEAEVLEHAVSDFMIERIDAILDHPTRDPHGDPIPDASGRISFPQTVPLTQCEPGERVILERINDSDPKLLRYLQDHGFVPGARLLLEEGAPFSEAVNVRVLAHANNSDAPAAQNPNSSAIPLGTAAAAGLFVSRSS; this is encoded by the coding sequence ATGCCCTTGTCAGAACTATCTGTGAGCACCCAGAACTACCTCAAAGCCATCTGGTCACTTGAAGAGTGGACGGAAGCTCCCGCGACAGCATCCGCCCTAGCCGAACGCATGGGGCTGCGGGTTTCTTCGGTCTCAGACGGGCTTAAACGACTTGCGGCGGCCGATCTGATCGACCATCAGCGCTACGGCGCCATCGAACTCACCCCGCTGGGGCGTACCTATGCGGTCGCCATGATTCGCCGCCACCGCCTGATCGAAACTTTCCTGGTGGAAACTCTGGGTTACACCTGGGACCGCGTGCATGACGAAGCCGAGGTGCTCGAACATGCGGTATCGGATTTCATGATTGAGCGTATTGACGCGATTCTGGACCATCCTACGCGCGATCCGCACGGCGATCCTATTCCGGATGCGTCCGGGCGTATCTCATTCCCGCAGACCGTTCCGCTCACCCAGTGCGAGCCCGGCGAGCGCGTGATTTTGGAGCGGATCAACGATTCCGACCCGAAGCTGCTGCGCTATCTGCAGGATCACGGTTTTGTTCCCGGCGCGCGTTTACTTCTTGAAGAGGGCGCCCCCTTTTCGGAGGCGGTTAACGTGCGGGTTCTCGCGCACGCCAATAATTCCGATGCTCCTGCCGCTCAAAACCCGAATTCGAGCGCTATACCCTTAGGAACCGCCGCGGCGGCTGGGCTTTTCGTCTCTCGCTCATCATAG